A genomic segment from Burkholderia plantarii encodes:
- a CDS encoding helix-turn-helix transcriptional regulator, whose amino-acid sequence MTQPANEYQPAPADEQALKTHTDRRQLHQIIAGLTEGVILVEPDQRIVWANEAALAMHGVATLAELGADVTEYRERFRLRDTNHDPVRQGQYPIDRVISGEQFSDVTVEVESAADESQRWVHRIRSLVLTNAAGEPDCLALVLHDATEWASAEQRFERTFNANPAPAAICRLSDFRYVKVNQGFLDMTRHALDDVIGRSVYELDVFDRAERRELAIERLGDGMTIPPMEALLRTADGGDHAVIVAGQPIDMGDDACMLFTFTDLQPRRQAETALRQSEERFAKAFRMAPVAMAMLTAGRFEILDLNDAFVAMTGHEQGELLGRAADEIGLWADPGALREIAAALEGEAVVRMRDVQVTTRDGDLRDCVVSADAVAIHGQDCILIALLDISERKRTEMELVQAIETAMQDASWFSRTLIEKLANVRHAKAPDAGGQLADLTARERDVFDLLCHGLPDKEIANRLGLAPNTVRNHVATIYTKLDVHSRGEAIVWARERGIVGADPAAGSADDAVPRSASKSGRTPRRPARR is encoded by the coding sequence ATGACCCAACCCGCCAACGAGTACCAACCCGCCCCGGCCGACGAGCAGGCGCTGAAGACCCACACCGACCGGCGCCAGCTGCACCAGATCATCGCCGGGCTGACCGAGGGCGTGATCCTGGTGGAGCCGGACCAGCGCATCGTCTGGGCCAACGAGGCCGCGCTCGCGATGCACGGCGTGGCCACGCTCGCCGAGCTCGGCGCCGACGTGACCGAATACCGCGAGCGCTTCCGGCTGCGCGACACCAACCACGATCCGGTGCGGCAGGGCCAGTATCCGATCGACCGCGTGATCAGCGGCGAGCAGTTCAGCGACGTGACGGTGGAGGTGGAATCGGCCGCCGACGAATCGCAGCGCTGGGTCCACCGGATTCGCAGCCTGGTGCTGACCAACGCGGCCGGCGAGCCCGACTGTCTCGCGCTGGTGCTGCACGACGCCACCGAATGGGCCAGCGCCGAGCAGCGCTTCGAGCGCACCTTCAACGCGAACCCGGCGCCGGCCGCGATCTGCCGGCTCAGCGATTTCCGCTACGTGAAGGTGAACCAGGGCTTTCTCGACATGACGCGCCACGCGCTCGACGACGTGATCGGCCGCTCGGTCTACGAGCTCGACGTGTTCGATCGCGCCGAGCGTCGCGAGCTGGCCATCGAGCGGCTCGGCGACGGCATGACGATCCCGCCGATGGAGGCGCTGCTGCGCACCGCCGACGGCGGCGACCACGCCGTGATCGTGGCCGGCCAGCCGATCGACATGGGCGACGACGCCTGCATGCTGTTCACGTTCACCGACCTGCAGCCGCGCCGGCAGGCCGAGACCGCGCTGCGGCAGAGCGAGGAGCGCTTCGCCAAGGCGTTCCGCATGGCGCCCGTGGCGATGGCGATGCTGACCGCCGGGCGCTTCGAGATCCTCGACCTGAACGACGCGTTCGTCGCGATGACGGGCCACGAGCAGGGCGAGCTGCTCGGCCGCGCGGCCGACGAGATCGGGCTGTGGGCCGATCCCGGCGCGCTGCGCGAGATCGCGGCGGCGCTGGAGGGCGAGGCCGTGGTGCGCATGCGCGACGTGCAGGTGACGACGCGCGACGGCGACCTGCGCGACTGCGTGGTGTCGGCCGACGCGGTGGCGATCCACGGCCAGGACTGCATCCTGATCGCGCTGCTCGACATCAGCGAACGCAAGCGCACCGAGATGGAACTGGTCCAGGCGATCGAGACGGCGATGCAGGACGCCTCGTGGTTCAGCCGCACGCTGATCGAGAAGCTCGCCAACGTGCGCCACGCCAAGGCGCCCGACGCCGGCGGGCAGCTCGCCGACCTGACCGCGCGCGAGCGCGACGTGTTCGACCTGCTCTGCCACGGGCTGCCCGACAAGGAGATCGCGAACCGGCTCGGGCTCGCGCCGAACACGGTGCGCAACCACGTCGCCACGATCTACACCAAGCTCGACGTGCATAGC